In Streptomyces sp. NBC_01717, one DNA window encodes the following:
- a CDS encoding DoxX family protein, whose translation MDAGLLVLRLVIGLLIAGHGLQKVSFRLGGHGIEGGAAEFRADGFRGGRLTAAAAGLGQIGSGLFLAAGGLTPMAAATAIGVMTVAITVKRRNGLWVQNDGYEYPLVLVVIPAVLSLTGPGRWSVDHALGIADWHPWWTAAAVVLGVSGGLLTRALLGSPSTKWPVSASR comes from the coding sequence ATGGATGCAGGACTGCTCGTTCTCCGACTCGTGATCGGGCTGCTCATCGCAGGTCACGGCCTCCAGAAGGTGAGCTTCCGTCTCGGAGGCCACGGCATCGAGGGTGGCGCTGCCGAATTCCGCGCGGATGGGTTCCGCGGCGGCCGCCTCACGGCGGCCGCCGCGGGACTCGGGCAGATCGGATCGGGTCTGTTCCTGGCCGCTGGAGGGCTCACGCCGATGGCGGCCGCCACCGCCATCGGCGTGATGACCGTGGCTATCACCGTCAAGCGGCGCAATGGTCTGTGGGTGCAGAACGACGGCTACGAGTACCCCCTCGTCCTGGTGGTCATCCCCGCCGTGCTGTCCCTCACCGGACCTGGCCGCTGGTCGGTCGACCACGCCCTCGGGATTGCTGACTGGCACCCCTGGTGGACCGCCGCTGCCGTCGTCCTGGGAGTGAGTGGCGGCCTGCTCACCCGGGCGCTCCTTGGATCACCGTCCACCAAGTGGCCGGTTTCCGCTAGCCGCTGA